In one window of Dermochelys coriacea isolate rDerCor1 chromosome 3, rDerCor1.pri.v4, whole genome shotgun sequence DNA:
- the TDRD6 gene encoding tudor domain-containing protein 6 isoform X1 — MCSVQGIPSPGTTIGLRVSFVDVHPEVPLVRLWGLPGERREEYARLHQDIQAKAGPRLVGAPGAVWPAAGAGLCPGDLCLVELGDHWHRCRVVSRQGPHCRVFLLDEGRTVTAGAYYLARGGDEFFHLPSEVLGCVLADLVPPGAGAAVAGGGEQPAASWTAGALEFLGYLQAKQVSGLVREVLMPQRLVLLELPWLLAQMHHLGLAKQITPSCFRALLKRCLAAPRLHGQPKPELPGPAAATQYPVATAPQPGPGTLDFFYPRLQLGVTEPVLVTQISDPHRVYCQLQSLSQEIQRLSDSLHQTYETAARWEQDPLPEPGSPCAARGIDGRWYRALLLEIFPGEQGRSVAQVICVDYGRKEFVTGANLRRLPVECFRMPVVTYPCALQGISDGGCGWSRSQLSGLKALLLGKAVSARIEAYSPFEHLYYVNLYGEKGLNLNCLYGVQTRCLAHSLLQGGQGAHEPPKEEDAAPPKEPGPLPPDRLLATAAQRDPAAAHLPGVRLKVGVFYDAQVSFVRDPSEFWLRLKEHLLPFSQLMRSMSDFYSPAQKLDGIVLEPQPRSLCCAKWKENAYYRAVITRVLRNGVEVHLVDRGNREILDWYKVKELLPQFRELPAVALKCCLADVSPLGETWSKESVAHFKRTVQSKELVIQVLGTQGDKHVIEVLDHSQTGEKNISKILSQGGYAKFQGAEIPETLQKLSTQSLGPDPKERAAEGELVSSTARKSGMRSKTIRDSIALNPSVPLTVKDQPTAETCHLSSDSAPDEKKIKGNLNLPSSLTQYYLEIKPGSPYEGQLEVGSTVQVVISYVESPGYFWCQLSRNNQELKTLMAEIQDYCKTSTQPHHWASPVCLAKYSEDEKWYRALIISGERSTEQVEVIYVDYGNKEMVSVKNLCSINANFLKLKAQAFRCSLYNLIQPNGQDPFIWDEKAILAFQEFVDETADHLELKCTIFALAAINNKELFNVVDLITPFQSVCHFLTEKGLARPVPPQKSLASSVQLHSYYYSTHDIKIGSEEEIYVTHVDNPWKFYCQLARSANVLEQLTNNIGRLSKVLHSLKMSQNPGNLYLARYTDNHWYRGVVLKTKPNKEVFFVDFGNIQVVKKEDLISIPSDAYDILLLPMQAIKCSLSDISNVPKEATTWFETAVLDKPLKMVVVAKESDGKLIVELYDGNIQINAKMKEGLSLPRNRESNKYVENETLRSKNINAKEEGNENMKLSATYMRESENRTWRSEIQGEECNTKTNFVCKDVKHFEPVAKRELSTRFLGSVERFNSNKVFLPASTPLVGKKVGENKSLPFIKKEIKSDIVKPDTVKTRNQGENSILFALKSICDLPPRNLMPGLKTLVYISHVNNPSDFYIQLASDEPQLNNISEGLNNKTGTEGLSQQQLQVGDLICAVFSEDGLWYRAVVKQKLSDERISVQYIDYGNTSVVNVCETNRLPEKYSSIPMMSIHSSLAGVQSKQVTDWTQEAVSYFSERTSEVQINCEFVEKLKDGWEIVLYDEQGMIAVDLINETFAMKEESQSTEALNKRESGTDTTNQCEPLPFDEKNKASSIMDTKSFFWKTPEVAQTVETYVTVVKGPEYFWCQMADPENINHLEKKLQEIGELEISSVDDFRSSIRSGDICIAKYSEDGKLYRAKVSSIKDNNLTVRHVDYGSEELVGREMIRQIPDLLLTIPMQAFPCCLSGFNSPEGSWSNDAKDKFYDMTAEYLLEVTVIEIQKDSSSEIPLSVVKLECNGKNINEEMKCFWKHNTDTTVANIQNAFSEKNEGPGTDYTNAVCLEKAAGSTGDAEQENTALQDALLCAEPFHLTDNGCLNTAEIEEKVSLKTADEHQTNFEILNKVGNPLLEKESNSKTKVYAEPKTTEPQLLANSEAKDLVLEPFEAQFFEDDELKAEMLELSLEVQSFLGEERKELLELPSAEVQPSLGENVKLLEMEQLQTHSSLDELKKLLLELESLEGLESFEGHPFLGGKTKEEVLELESLEMQTSLTDETKEKWSEVESLQIQLLGDETGELMKLKSLEVSPSFSNRENWLEMESSLEIQPVCGGGERGKLFELIPSEVQISLGEETKESVDWDLDLLEVHQMKAVPIEFEVESSLVKTLLSNGARKELEPETHKVQSQLGAERKEVLELVPSEVQASLGDETRKDTLELESSILETSADKFSFPKTDFKKQVSTCPVELCDVGQADSRGEKCKKWLTLQEKSCAEPMKPDLHEVFREYKNTLMSGESLRHKPSDEEEIELREKQDATLAGRGAANFGDISNLVEQSEHACNLEGFAVGSKCMVWTCLKWCEARILEISDEGTRVLNLSNGNEEIVNPENVWNGIPEVTKSPYEGEFHVTDNLHSLSVEGSMLKEKRACCGTDVMVDPYMLSSSPENATE; from the exons ATGTGCTCCGTGCAGGGGATCCCCAGTCCCGGCACCACCATCGGCCTGAGGGTCTCCTTCGTGGACGTCCACCCGGAGGTGCCGCTGGTGCGGCTGTGGGGCCTGCCGGGCGAGCGCCGGGAGGAGTATGCCCGCCTGCACCAGGACATCCAGGCCAAGGCCGGTCCGCGCCTGGTCGGCGCCCCGGGAGCCGTCTGGCCAGCGGCGGGGGCCGGGCTGTGCCCGGGGGACCTGTGCCTGGTGGAACTGGGGGACCACTGGCACCGCTGCCGGGTCGTGAGCCGCCAAGGCCCGCACTGCCGAGTCTTCCTGCTGGACGAGGGTCGCACGGTGACGGCCGGCGCCTACTACCTGGCTCGGGGCGGGGACGAATTCTTCCACCTGCCCTCCGAGGTGCTGGGCTGCGTGCTGGCCGACCTGGTGCCGCCGGGCGCCGGGGCGGCCGTGGCGGGCGGCGGGGAGCAGCCGGCCGCCAGCTGGACGGCGGGCGCCCTGGAGTTCCTCGGCTACCTGCAAGCCAAGCAGGTGTCGGGGCTGGTGCGAGAGGTGCTGATGCCGCAGCGCCTGGTCCTGCTCGAGCTGCCTTGGCTGCTGGCCCAGATGCACCATTTGGGCCTGGCCAAGCAGATCACGCCCAGCTGCTTCCGAGCCCTGCTCAAGCGCTGCCTGGCAGCGCCCCGCCTGCACGGCCAGCCCAAGCCGGAGCTCCCCGGCCCTGCTGCAGCTACGCAGTACCCTGTGGCTACCGCTCCCCAGCCGGGCCCGGGCACCCTGGATTTCTTCTACCCACGACTTCAGCTGGGGGTGACTGAGCCGGTGCTGGTGACCCAGATCTCCGACCCGCACCGCGTCTATTGCCAGCTGCAGAGCCTGTCCCAGGAGATCCAGCGCCTCTCGGACTCCTTGCACCAGACGTACGAGACGGCGGCCAGGTGGGAGCAGGATCCGCTACCCGAGCCGGGCTCCCCTTGCGCCGCACGCGGCATAGACGGCCGCTGGTACCGCGCGCTGTTGCTGGAGATCTTccccggggagcagggtcggtCGGTGGCCCAGGTGATCTGCGTGGACTACGGCAGGAAGGAATTCGTCACCGGGGCTAACCTGCGCCGCCTGCCCGTGGAGTGTTTCCGCATGCCGGTAGTGACTTACCCGTGCGCCCTGCAGGGCATCTCGGACGGGGGCTGCGGCTGGTCCCGCTCCCAGCTCAGCGGGCTCAAGGCGCTGCTCCTGGGAAAGGCGGTGAGCGCCCGCATCGAAGCCTACAGCCCCTTCGAGCACCTCTACTACGTGAACCTGTACGGAGAGAAGGGCCTCAACTTGAACTGCCTCTATGGGGTGCAGACCCGCTGTCTGGCCCACAGCCTGCTGCAGGGCGGCCAGGGAGCGCACGAGCCGCCGAAAGAGGAGGACGCCGCCCCTCCTAAGGAGCCGGGGCCGCTGCCGCCGGACAGACTCCTTGCAACTGCCGCTCAGAGGGACCCGGCCGCTGCCCACCTGCCGGGCGTGCGGCTGAAGGTGGGAGTGTTTTACGATGCCCAGGTGTCCTTCGTCCGAGACCCGTCCGAGTTCTGGCTGCGGCTGAAGGAGCACCTGCTGCCTTTCAGCCAGCTGATGCGGAGCATGAGCGACTTCTACTCCCCAGCCCAGAAGCTGGACGGCATCGTCCTGGAGCCCCAGCCGAGATCCCTGTGCTGCGCCAAGTGGAAGGAGAACGCCTACTATCGGGCCGTTATCACCAGGGTGCTGCGGAATGGGGTGGAAGTGCACCTGGTGGATAGAGGCAACAGGGAGATCTTGGACTGGTATAAGGTGAAGGAGCTGCTGCCTCAATTCAGGGAGCTGCCTGCTGTAGCTCTGAAGTGCTGTTTGGCAGATGTCTCTCCCCTGGGAGAGACATGGAGTAAAGAGTCTGTGGCTCACTTTAAAAGGACAGTCCAGAGCAAAGAGCTGGTGATCCAGGTGTTGGGTACGCAGGGTGACAAGCATGTGATTGAAGTTCTTGACCACTCTCAAACAGGGGAGAAAAATATAAGCAAAATCTTGTCCCAAGGAGGCTATGCAAAATTCCAGGGGGCTGAGATTCCAGAGACTCTTCAGAAGTTATCTACTCAGTCTCTGGGGCCGGATCCCAAAGAACGTGCTGCAGAGGGGGAGCTAGTGAGTTCAACAGCCAGGAAGAGTGGAATGCGATCCAAAACAATAAGAGACAGTATAGCGCTGAATCCCTCTGTGCCTTTGACTGTCAAAGACCAGCCTACTGCAGAAACTTGCCATTTATCAAGTGACTCAGCTcctgatgaaaaaaaaattaagggaaaccTAAATCTGCCCTCCTCTCTTACCCAGTACTACTTGGAAATAAAACCAGGATCTCCTTATGAAGGTCAGCTGGAAGTTGGTAGTACAGTTCAGGTGGTAATATCCTATGTTGAAAGTCCTGGTTACTTTTGGTGTCAGTTGAGTAGAAACAACCAAGAACTTAAGACACTAATGGCTGAAATTCAGGATTATTGCAAGACTTCAACACAGCCACATCACTGGGCAAGTCCAGTGTGTTTAGCAAAGTATTCAGAGGATGAGAAATGGTACAGAGCTTTGATTATTAGTGGAGAGCGTTCTACAGAACAGGTAGAAGTGATATATGTTGACTATGGGAACAAGGAGATGGTTTCTGTAAAGAATCTCTGCTCAATTAATGcaaattttctgaaattaaagGCTCAGGCTTTCAGATGCAGCCTTTACAATTTAATCCAACCAAATGGTCAGGATCCTTTTATTTGGGATGAAAAAGCAATCCTAGCTTTTCAGGAGTTTGTTGATGAGACAGCAGATCATTTGGAACTGAAGTGTACAATATTTGCTCTGGCTGCCATAAACAATAAAGAGCTGTTTAATGTTGTGGACTTAATTACACCTTTTCAGAGTGTGTGCCATTTTTTAACCGAGAAAGGGTTGGCCAGACCTGTACCACCTCAAAAATCTCTGGCATCCTCTGTTCAGCTACACTCTTATTATTATTCTACACATGACATCAAAATTGGAAGTGAAGAAGAGATTTATGTAACACATGTTGACAATCCATGGAAATTTTACTGCCAACTTGCCAGAAGTGCAAATGTCCTAGAACAGCTCACAAATAACATCGGTCGACTAAGCAAAGTACTGCACAGTTTAAAAATGTCACAGAACCCTGGAAACCTGTATCTTGCAAGGTACACTGACAATCACTGGTACAGAGGAGTAGTTTTGAAAACCAAGCCTAATAAGGAAGTCTTCTTTGTAGACTTTGGGAATATACAGGTGGTAAAGAAAGAAGACTTGATTTCTATACCCAGTGATGCATATGATATCTTGCTTTTGCCAATGCAAGCCATAAAATGTTCACTATCTGATATCTCTAATGTACCAAAAGAAGCTACCACATGGTTTGAAACCGCTGTTTTAGATAAGCCTTTAAAGATGGTAGTGGTAGCAAAAGAATCTGATGGAAAGCTGATAGTTGAACTGTATGATGGCAATATTCAAATTAATGCAAAAATGAAAGAGGGTTTAAGCTTACCAAGAAATAGAGAGTCTAACAAATATGTGGAAAATGAAACTCTACGTTCTAAAAACATAAATGCTAAAGAAGAGGGGAATGAAAACATGAAGTTATCAGCAACATACATGAGAGAGTCTGAGAATAGAACTTGGAGATCTGAAATCCAAGGAGAGGAGTGCAATACCAAAACCAATTTTGTATGCAAGGATGTAAAACACTTCGAACCTGTTGCAAAAAGAGAGTTGTCAACCAGATTTCTAGGATCTGTGGAAAGATTTAACTCTAACAAAGTGTTTCTCCCAGCAAGTACTCCCTTAGTGGGTAAAAAAGTAGGTGAAAATAAATCTTTACCCTTTATAAAAAAAGAGATAAAGTCTGATATTGTCAAACCTGATACTGTTAAAACTAGAAATCAAGGAGAAAATAGTATACTCTTTGCACTTAAAAGCATATGTGACTTGCCTCCAAGGAACTTAATGCCTGGTCTGAAAACTTTAGTATACATTTCTCATGTAAATAACCCTTCAGATTTTTATATTCAATTAGCAAGTGATGAGCCTCAACTTAACAATATTTCAGAAGGATTAAACAATAAAACAGGAACAGAGGGTCTCAGTCAACAACAGTTACAAGTAGGAGACTTAATTTGTGCAGTTTTTTCAGAAGATGGCTTGTGGTATCGAGCTGTAGTAAAACAGAAACTATCTGATGAACGGATCAGTGTACAATATATAGATTATGGCAACACTTCagtagttaatgtttgtgaaacaaaTAGACTCCCTGAAAAATATTCATCAATTCCAATGATGAGTATTCATTCCTCGCTGGCTGGAGTTCAGTCTAAACAGGTTACAGATTGGACACAGGAAGCAGTGAGTTATTTTTCAGAAAGAACAAGTGAAGTTCAAATAAACTGTGAATTTGTAGAGAAACTCAAAGACGGATGGGAAATTGTTCTCTATGATGAGCAAGGTATGATAGCAGTGGATTTGATTAATGAAACCTTTGCAATGAAAGAAGAATCTCAGTCAACAGAAGCACTTAACAAGAGAGAGAGTGGTACTGATACGACAAATCAGTGTGAACCTCTGCCTTTTGATGAGAAAAATAAAGCTTCTAGTATAATGGACACTAAATCATTCTTCTGGAAGACTCCAGAGGTAGCTCAGACTGTAGAAACTTATGTCACTGTTGTAAAGGGCCCAGAATACTTTTGGTGTCAGATGGCTGACCCAGAAAATATAAACCACTTAGAAAAAAAACTACAGGAAATTGGAGAACTTGAAATAAGCAGTGTGGATGATTTCAGATCTAGTATTAGAAGTGGTGATATTTGCATAGCAAAGTATAGTGAAGACGGAAAACTTTACAGAGCAAAAGTTAGCAGCATAAAAGATAACAACCTAACTGTGAGACATGTGGATTATGGATCTGAGGAACTTGTTGGCAGAGAGATGATTAGACAAATTCCTGATCTATTACTTACAATACCTATGCAAGCATTTCCATGCTGTCTGTCTGGATTTAATTCCCCAGAAGGTTCATGGAGTAATGACGCAAAAGACAAGTTCTATGACATGACTGCAGAATATTTACTAGAGGTCACAGTAATAGAAATACAAAAGGATAGCTCTTCTGAAATTCCCTTATCTGTTGTTAAACTGGAATGTAATGGAAAAAACATTAATGAGGAGATGAAATGTTTTTGGAAGCATAACACTGACACGACTGTGGCAAACATTCAGAACGCATTCAGTGAAAAGAATGAGGGTCCAGGGACAGATTATACAAATGCCGTTTGCCTTGAAAAAGCTGCGGGTTCTACTGGAGATGCTGAGCAAGAAAATACTGCTCTGCAGGATGCTTTACTCTGTGCAGAACCATTCCACCTGACAGACAATGGATGTCTAAATACTGCAGAAATTGAAGAAAAAGTGAGTCTCAAAACTGCTGATGAGCATCAGACCAATTTTGAAATACTTAATAAAGTAGGGAATCCTTTATTGGAAAAAGAGAGCAATAGCAAAACAAAAGTATATGCAGAACCAAAAACCACTGAACCACAGCTTCTTGCCAATAGTGAAGCAAAGGACTTAGTTCTTGAGCCATTTGAAGCACAGTTCTTCGAGGATGATGAACTCAAAGCAGAGATGTTAGAATTATCACTTGAAGTACAGTCTTTCCTGGGTGAAGAAAGAAAGGAGCTGTTGGAACTTCCATCAGCTGAGGTGCAGCCTTCCCTGGGTGAGAATGTGAAGCTGTTGGAAATGGAGCAATTACAAACGCACTCTTCACTTGATGAACTGAAAAAGCTCTTACTGGAGCTAGAGTCACTTGAAGGGCTAGAGTCATTCGAAGGGCACCCTTTCTTGGGTGGCAAAACAAAGgaagaggtgctggaactggagTCACTAGAAATGCAGACTTCCTTAACTgatgaaacaaaggaaaaatgGTCAGAAGTGGAATCACTCCAAATACAGCTTTTGGGTGATGAAACGGGGGAGCTAATGAAACTGAAATCACTTGAAGTGTCACCTTCATTTAGTAATAGAGAGAATTGGTTGGAAATGGAGTCGTCACTTGAAATACAGCCTGTATGTGGTGGTGGTGAAAGAGGGAAACTATTTGAACTGATACCATCTGAGGTACAGATTTCCTTGGGTGAAGAAACAAAGGAGAGTGTGGATTGGGACTTGGACTTGCTTGAAGTTCATCAAATGAAAGCTGTACCAATTGAGTTTGAAGTGGAGTCTTCCCTAGTAAAAACTTTACTTAGTAATGGAGCCAGAAAGGAGCTGGAACCAGAGACGCACAAAGTACAGTCTCAGCTTGGTGCTGAAAGAAAAGAGGTATTGGAACTGGTGCCATCTGAAGTGCAGGCTTCTCTTGGTGATGAAACAAGGAAGGACACGTTAGAGTTGGAATCATCTATTTTAGAGACTTCTGCAGATAAGTTTTCATTCCccaaaactgactttaaaaagcAAGTGTCTACTTGCCCCGTAGAGCTTTGTGATGTAGGACAAGCTGACAGCAGAGGTGAAAAATGTAAGAAATGGCTAACTTTGCAAGAGAAGAGTTGTGCAGAACCAATGAAACCAGACTTGCATGAAGTGTTCAGAGAGTATAAAAATACTCTTATGAGTGGAGAGTCCTTGAGGCATAAGCCCTCAGATGAAGAAGAAATCGAACTAAGAGAAAAGCAGGATGCAACTTTAGCTGGTCGTGGTGCAG CAAATTTTGGTGACATTTCAAATCTTGTAGAGCAAAGTGAGCATGCCTGTAATCTAGAGGGGTTTGCTGTTGGCTCCAAATGTATGGTGTGGACATGTCTGAAGTGGTGTGAGGCTCGGATTTTGGAGATATCTGATGAAGGCACCAGG GTTTTGAATCTCTCTAATGGCAATGAGGAGATAGTGAATCCTGAGAATGTTTGGAATGGTATTCCTGAAGTGACTAAGAGTCCATATGAG gGAGAGTTCCATGTGACAGATAACTTGCACTCCTTATCAGTGGAGGGCTCAATGTTGAAAG